In one Brassica oleracea var. oleracea cultivar TO1000 chromosome C9, BOL, whole genome shotgun sequence genomic region, the following are encoded:
- the LOC106314961 gene encoding sulfated surface glycoprotein 185, with protein sequence MLSLQASFSIIFYISLLSFVNLISASDSNSGLCSPYPCNQPPQPPSSSGYSPSGNPPPPPSPSSPPQPPRSQCPPVPPTGCCNQPPQSTYYSPPYPYFYTPPYPYGTLGGGDQSGGGQGAGGGGTVAAVAYYASCSLPVYALMLLLSCAFVVF encoded by the coding sequence ATGTTGTCTCTTCAAGCTTCTTTCTCTATTATCTTTTATATATCCCTTCTCAGCTTTGTCAATCTAATCTCAGCTTCGGATTCAAACTCTGGTCTCTGCTCTCCTTACCCATGTAACCAACCGCCTCAACCACCTTCCTCTTCAGGCTACTCTCCATCTGGTAATCCTCCTCCACCGCCTTCGCCGTCTTCACCACCCCAACCGCCGCGTTCTCAATGCCCTCCTGTTCCTCCAACAGGCTGTTGCAACCAACCACCACAGTCTACGTATTATTCTCCTCCGTATCCTTACTTTTACACTCCTCCTTATCCTTACGGTACTCTCGGCGGAGGAGATCAAAGCGGTGGCGGCCAAGGAGCTGGAGGTGGCGGAACTGTAGCAGCGGTGGCTTACTATGCTTCTTGTTCTTTGCCGGTTTATGCTTTGATGCTTTTGTTATCTTGTGCTTTTGTTGTCTTCTAG
- the LOC106314962 gene encoding uncharacterized protein LOC106314962, giving the protein MNQNRIIVVRFRSKPLACTTVSSVYCGPVQVKSAGLSLVSLSEQRELPQLERKEVMSRIRNPRFFFSLIKRVLQAPPETHIKPFFNPRYFATAIAGEKHSVRTRIENQRKAQAAMLDYFYITRGLQFLVAESMSKNAPLFNDNLLEKLDCDTPDDDADIALSITRFLRFHPINEFEPFFESLGLKPSEYNHLLPSDKMFLNEDAFLLENYNTFWIYGIGLKQMGKIFKEARGVFGYETGVLASKIKAFEDLGLSKSFVSRIIVCSPRILVGDMNVEVGKALEILKTVGIGVEWVNENLSEEEDESYDWRSMHRVLSLLRDLCFNDSELLKKHPRLVFEDSGEWTLFLGGFLTKLGSSKSELSSFFLKFPEIEVKKCVLNLRHCFLFLKKIKMECDEIGKIFRSHSSWLGACSLKKPRTLLDRLSVGTRRLCQVIQENPEVMKKWTMGLKVQPLPPTGEEETSRLMKTQFLINLGYDQNSEEMERAVKKFRGRGSELQQRFDFLVSLGLNEKDVRNMVNAFPQILCQASDLLEAKVNYIVNELGYPFSIFVTFPSCLVFTLQRMKLRLGMIPFMEGKVKAISSLLGCSDKHFVSHYVNRHPDGPKHWEDLKKQILYE; this is encoded by the coding sequence ATGAACCAAAACCGGATAATTGTGGTCCGGTTCAGATCAAAACCGCTGGCCTGCACTACTGTCTCTTCCGTCTACTGTGGTCCGGTTCAGGTCAAAAGCGCAGGCCTTAGTCTAGTGTCTCTTTCAGAACAGAGAGAACTACCGCAACTCGAAAGGAAGGAGGTAATGTCTCGAATTCGAAACCCTAGATTCTTCTTCTCCCTTATCAAACGGGTATTACAGGCCCCTCCAGAAACTCATATTAAACCCTTCTTCAATCCGAGATATTTCGCCACCGCCATCGCCGGCGAGAAACACAGCGTTAGAACACGAATCGAGAATCAGAGAAAGGCTCAGGCCGCGATGTTAGATTACTTCTACATCACGAGAGGGTTACAGTTTCTAGTCGCAGAGAGTATGAGCAAGAACGCGCCTCTTTTCAACGATAATCTCTTAGAGAAGCTGGATTGTGACACTCCCGATGATGATGCTGACATCGCTCTGTCGATCACTAGGTTTCTACGGTTCCATCCCATAAACGAGTTCGAGCCTTTCTTTGAGAGTCTAGGCTTGAAGCCATCGGAGTACAATCATCTGCTTCCTAGTGATAAGATGTTTTTGAATGAAGATGCTTTTCTGCTTGAGAATTACAATACTTTTTGGATCTATGGGATTGGTTTGAAGCAGATGGGGAAGATCTTTAAGGAAGCTAGGGGAGTTTTTGGGTATGAGACCGGGGTTTTAGCTTCAAAGATTAAGGCTTTTGAGGATTTGGGGTTGAGTAAGTCGTTTGTATCGAGGATTATTGTGTGTAGCCCGAGGATACTCGTTGGGGACATGAACGTTGAAGTGGGTAAGGCTTTAGAGATTCTAAAAACGGTGGGGATTGGGGTTGAGTGGGTTAATGAGAACTTGTCAGAGGAGGAGGATGAGTCTTATGATTGGAGGTCTATGCACAGGGTGTTAAGCTTGCTTAGAGATTTATGTTTCAATGACAGTGAGTTACTCAAGAAGCACCCAAGACTTGTTTTTGAGGATTCAGGGGAATGGACTCTGTTTCTAGGTGGGTTTCTAACCAAGCTTGGGTCATCTAAGAGTGAACTCTCTTCTTTTTTTCTAAAGTTCCCGGAAATCGAGGTGAAGAAATGTGTTTTGAATCTAAGGCATTGCTTCTTGTTCCTGAAGAAGATCAAGATGGAGTGTGATGAGATTGGTAAGATTTTTCGTTCTCACTCCTCTTGGCTTGGTGCATGTTCTTTGAAGAAACCCAGAACCTTACTCGATAGACTGAGCGTTGGGACTAGGCGGCTTTGTCAAGTCATACAAGAAAACCCAGAGGTGATGAAAAAATGGACTATGGGTTTAAAGGTGCAGCCGCTACCTCCTACAGGGGAAGAGGAAACGTCGAGGTTAATGAAGACACAGTTCTTGATCAACCTCGGATACGACCAGAACTCGGAGGAGATGGAGCGAGCTGTCAAGAAGTTCCGTGGGAGAGGATCAGAACTACAACAAAGATTCGATTTCCTTGTGAGTTTGGGTCTGAATGAGAAGGATGTCCGAAATATGGTGAACGCTTTCCCTCAGATCCTGTGTCAAGCGTCTGATCTCCTGGAAGCGAAGGTTAACTACATTGTCAACGAGCTTGGTTATCCGTTTTCGATCTTTGTGACATTCCCTTCGTGTCTAGTGTTTACTCTCCAGCGGATGAAGCTCAGATTGGGGATGATTCCGTTTATGGAAGGTAAAGTAAAGGCAATTAGCAGTTTGCTTGGGTGCTCGGACAAACATTTTGTGTCTCACTATGTAAACCGCCACCCTGATGGGCCTAAACACTGGGAGGATTTGAAGAAACAGATTCTCTATGAGTAG
- the LOC106318970 gene encoding pentatricopeptide repeat-containing protein At5g55740, chloroplastic, which translates to MASLPFSTIPIKLPHSVSRKPHDDQPRNPYFHSVSSLCKNGEIKEALSLVTEMDFRNVRIGPELYGEILQGCVYERDFHTGQQIHARILKNGDFYAKNEYIETKLVIFYAKCDALEIAEVLFSKLRVRNVFSWAAIIGVKCRMGLVEGALMGFVEMLKDEIFPDNFVVPNVCKACGALQWSGFGRGVHGYVAKSGLDDCVFVASSLADMYGKCGVLDDARKVFDEIPERNVVAWNALMVGYVQNGMNEEAIRLMCDMREEGVEPTRVTVSTCLSASANMGGVEEGKQSHTVAVVNGLELDNILGTSILNFYCKVGLIDYAEMAFDRMIGKDVVTWNLLISGYVQQGLVEDAIRMCQLMRLEKLKFDCVTLSTLMSAAARTQNSKLGKEVQCYCIRHSFESDIVLASAVVDMYAKCGSIVDAKKVFDSTVQKDLILWNTLLAACAESGLSGEVLRLFYEMQLESVPPNVITWNLIILSLFRSGQVDEAKEMFLQMQSSGIVPTIVSWTTMMNGLVQNGCSEEAILYLRKMQESGMRPNVFSITVALSACANLASLHFGRSVHGYIIRNRLHSSSVSIETSLVDMYAKCGDISKAEKVFRRKLFSELPLYNAMISAYALYGNVEEAIALYGSLEDMGIKPDNITFTNILSACNHAGDINQAIEIFSDMVSKHGVKPCLEHYGLMVDLLASAGETEKALRLMEEMPYEPDARMIQSLLATCNKEHKTELVDYLSRQLLESEPDNSGNYVTISNAYAGEGSWDEVVKMREMMKAKGLKKQPGCSWIRVKREEEEEVQVFVANDKTHLRNNEIRRMLALLLYDMRSDSK; encoded by the coding sequence ATGGCTTCTCTTCCTTTCAGCACTATCCCGATCAAACTTCCACATTCAGTATCAAGAAAACCTCACGATGATCAACCTCGCAATCCTTACTTTCACAGCGTTTCGTCTCTATGCAAAAACGGCGAGATCAAAGAAGCTCTGAGCTTAGTCACGGAGATGGACTTCAGAAATGTACGTATCGGTCCCGAGTTATACGGCGAAATCCTTCAAGGGTGCGTTTACGAGAGAGACTTCCACACGGGGCAGCAAATCCACGCTCGTATCTTGAAGAACGGCGACTTCTACGCCAAAAACGAGTACATCGAGACCAAACTGGTGATCTTCTACGCGAAATGCGATGCTCTGGAGATCGCTGAGGTCCTCTTCTCGAAACTGAGGGTTCGTAACGTGTTCTCTTGGGCGGCGATCATCGGCGTGAAATGCAGGATGGGACTCGTCGAAGGAGCTTTGATGGGTTTCGTTGAGATGCTTAAAGACGAGATTTTTCCAGATAATTTCGTGGTGCCGAATGTTTGTAAAGCGTGCGGTGCGTTGCAGTGGAGTGGGTTTGGGAGAGGGGTTCATGGGTACGTGGCAAAATCTGGTCTTGACGATTGTGTGTTCGTGGCGAGTAGCTTGGCGGATATGTATGGGAAGTGCGGGGTTTTGGATGATGCGAGGAAGGTGTTCGATGAAATTCCTGAGAGAAATGTTGTTGCTTGGAATGCGTTGATGGTCGGTTATGTGCAAAATGGGATGAACGAGGAAGCGATTCGGCTTATGTGTGATATGAGGGAGGAAGGTGTTGAGCCCACGCGTGTCACTGTCTCGACTTGCTTGTCTGCTTCTGCTAATATGGGTGGGGTTGAAGAGGGGAAACAGTCTCATACCGTTGCTGTTGTGAATGGGTTAGAGCTTGATAATATACTTGGAACGTCGATATTGAATTTCTATTGCAAGGTTGGTTTGATCGATTATGCAGAGATGGCGTTTGATCGAATGATTGGGAAAGATGTGGTGACATGGAATCTGCTTATTTCCGGGTATGTTCAACAAGGGCTGGTGGAAGATGCTATCCGCATGTGCCAGTTGATGAGACTAGAGAAGCTGAAGTTCGATTGCGTCACTTTATCGACGTTAATGTCGGCAGCTGCACGTACTCAGAACTCAAAACTCGGGAAAGAGGTGCAGTGTTATTGCATCAGACACAGTTTTGAATCTGATATCGTTTTAGCCAGTGCCGTTGTTGATATGTATGCCAAGTGTGGTAGTATTGTTGATGCTAAGAAAGTGTTTGATTCCACAGTACAAAAGGACTTGATACTGTGGAACACATTACTTGCAGCTTGCGCAGAGTCTGGTCTTAGCGGAGAGGTTTTGAGATTGTTCTATGAGATGCAGCTAGAGAGTGTACCACCAAATGTGATAACATGGAATTTGATCATTCTAAGTCTTTTCAGGAGCGGTCAGGTAGATGAGGCCAAGGAAATGTTCTTGCAGATGCAATCTTCAGGCATAGTTCCGACTATAGTCTCCTGGACCACTATGATGAACGGTTTGGTGCAAAATGGTTGCAGTGAGGAGGCAATTCTTTATCTGAGAAAGATGCAAGAATCCGGGATGAGACCAAATGTCTTTAGCATCACCGTCGCACTCTCTGCTTGCGCAAATCTAGCATCATTGCATTTCGGAAGATCAGTACATGGATACATCATAAGAAATCGGCTGCATTCCTCTTCCGTTTCGATCGAGACTTCGTTGGTTGACATGTATGCTAAATGTGGAGATATAAGCAAAGCGGAGAAGGTTTTCCGAAGAAAGTTATTCAGCGAGTTGCCTCTCTACAATGCCATGATCTCGGCGTATGCATTGTATGGTAACGTGGAAGAAGCAATCGCTCTGTACGGAAGCTTGGAAGATATGGGCATCAAACCAGACAACATAACATTCACAAACATCTTATCTGCTTGTAACCACGCTGGAGATATTAACCAAGCCATCGAAATTTTCTCTGATATGGTTTCAAAGCATGGCGTGAAACCATGCTTGGAACATTATGGACTAATGGTAGATCTTCTTGCATCAGCTGGAGAAACAGAAAAGGCCTTACGGTTAATGGAGGAAATGCCATACGAGCCAGATGCAAGAATGATCCAGTCCTTGTTAGCTACTTGCAACAAGGAACATAAGACTGAGCTTGTGGACTACTTATCAAGGCAGCTGTTGGAATCAGAACCTGATAACTCCGGGAACTATGTGACGATATCCAACGCGTATGCAGGTGAAGGAAGTTGGGATGAAGTTGTGAAGATGAGAGAGATGATGAAAGCTAAAGGGTTGAAGAAACAGCCTGGATGCAGTTGGATTCGGGTTAAAAGAGAGGAAGAAGAAGAAGTCCAGGTGTTTGTTGCCAATGATAAGACACATCTTAGGAACAATGAGATACGAAGGATGTTAGCTTTGTTACTGTATGATATGCGTTCCGATTCCAAATGA
- the LOC106314963 gene encoding uncharacterized protein LOC106314963, which yields MAVATSLASLLEKLKVEEPYLRPRNWESLHSQSGRFPLPIRASPPSSSSVSESSLVRLALNALQGVESSLISIGKLSSLLCSESADRTTHHIPSLWHRLSSTDALGQILRDIGCFGSLVFLLHSFVGHFTSLKLEVEGQGSCYTLVNQAFKI from the exons ATGGCGGTGGCGACGAGCCTCGCTTCGCTTCTCGAGAAGCTCAAAGTGGAGGAGCCTTACCTTCGACCAAGGAATTGGGAATCCTTACATTCTCAGAGCGGCCGATTTCCTCTTCCAATTCGTGCTTCTCCTCCGTCTTCTTCCTCTGTCTCT GAATCAAGCTTGGTTAGGTTGGCGTTGAATGCTCTGCAAGGTGTTGAGTCTTCTCTTATTAGCATAGGGAAACTCTCTTCTCTATTATGCTCTGAGTCCGCTGATAGGACCACCCACCACATACCAAGCTTGTGGCATCGGTTGTCGAGCACTGACGCATTGGGACAGATTCTTAGAGACATAGGCTGCTTTGGTTCTTTGGTCTTTCTTCTCCATAGTTTTGTAGGCCATTTCACGAGCTTGAAGTTGGAAGTTGAGGGACAGGGGAGCTGCTATACTCTTGTTAATCAGGCTTTT